A stretch of DNA from Leguminivora glycinivorella isolate SPB_JAAS2020 chromosome 12, LegGlyc_1.1, whole genome shotgun sequence:
AAaatacttgtaatacaaggcttgtaagtTTTGATAAACAGGGCAATCTATACTAGTAAATTTGGTATTATAAAGCTTCAATATACGATTTATTGGTGAGTTTTGAGCATATTTAGTGCGAACTTTATTCAGATTAAAGAGCCAGTATTCTGAGTGATGGGATCTGATTGATGGCACTGAGAGTTTTATTTCCGACAAGAGTAAAAAGCTATCTAAACGCGCTGAAATAATATCAAAGCAATATTATTAAGCAAGCTTACAATTATTTACTTAATAATCATGCTtttcgatatttatttatttttctttataattaaaaaatcgtTAAGATCAGTACCCATGCGCGGATCTGAGCcagtcatgggggtcatgacccctccccccccacccttgagcctaggttggccatacaaatagaccacgtgacaaCCCCCCCGCGCGGTTGTCCTCTTACTAGATTGCTTTGAATTAAAATTCCGAGATCGAAATTTCCACTACACAATTTTGCGTGTTAGATGTTAACCGCAAGAGACTGAGATGAGATGTTTGTGAAGTGGAACGTTTAATGTTGAAGGTTGGcgaataaagctaggaacatactacgcggacgtccgtcgtaaatcgaccgcggacgggaatctggacaatgaaattacaaataaccgtgcaaactatcggtcgacggacgtggacgtggcctttgagcgcatggacgtccgatcgaaatctggctcgttggatgttttgttccgtgcacactgatggTCGGTCGCgatcgcggtcgatttacgacagacgtccgcgtagtatgttcctagctttatgagGTATGAATTGAGGAGAGTAGACTGGCTGCGTGACAGTAGGAACAGTTGAGTTCAATATGGGATGGAGGTGAAGACTGAGGTATGAACTGTGGAGGAGCAGCTTGGTGAGTGTCAGGAGAAGAAATGGAATAATGAGTGTCATAATCATATCTCTGCTGGGGTGAAGGTGAATATAATGATTAAGGAGAAAAATTATGGTTATAGGACGGTGAAGATTTCCAAGTCGAAGCTCCGTCGTATTCCAAACACGTCTTCATTTCTATCTCGTTAaccattttcataatattaaattttaatttaacttgCTCTAATTTGGGAAACTTCTTAACAGTCTCTGCGATACTGTCAAAAAATAAGTTGATATCATTTTTTTCAGACCTCTCCGGAGATGTTTCTTTCATCGAGTGCCGTTTTCTTCGTGGGGTGTTATTTGTGTTAAAGGATTCTTCGACTATATCTTCATCGGATGATTGATTTGTTACCAGCAGGTATTCTGCAACTGGTGTTGCAGTGGAGTTCCTATTGTTCTTATTTACCATAAATGGTAACAAAAAGgccatttcattttcatatttccaTTCTACGTAATTCTTCATTCCTTCACCTGCCTTTCTTCTAGACATGGCATGGGCGAACGCATTGCGAACACGGTTCCACTTGGCTTTACACTCCGTGgctgaaaataaaaatttaataaaattgacaGCTAAAGGCGGGCCACGAATCACTAAGAATTTTTCACATTGACCTGTTCTTTTCTGTCGGGTGCGACAAAAACAAATGTTAATAGGGCAATGTACGACATTCTCAGTGCTCCGTGACCGTCATTTAattgtttcaggttttttgcaATTGGAGAATAATTTCGATCACTAGGATTAAATACAATTTGGGATTCAGCACAGTGAGAAAATATTACTTAGGATGTGAACATAGCTAtttggaaaaaaataaaagatataGGTACTATGCCGATCCTActaaaaaaaatggaaacaaattgttagagagcgcgcacacgggcaacttttggcggcgacttttttgtcgctcacataatcggtctatgggctagtatgaaagtgcacACACTACACGTTGCGATGCAACTTTGTCTGCGGGTTCGGCAGCAAGCCGGCGACGCAACTGTCTCCTTCCCTATTGGTTTCAATGCAAGTGCTGCAATGCGAttactgtcaaaatgacaaccgaCCGGCGACAAAACAGTCGTCATGGTCATTTTGACAGTAATCACACAACCGCCTGGGCGAACGTATGttattattcgaaaaaaaaaaaaaattaaatgccgATTAAATTGTTGAAGACGACATTGATATCTGTCGTTTAATCAAAGAAGTAGAGGAGAGACCGAttttatatgacaagaatttaaaagaatattccGACAATATGGAGAAAAACGATGCCGGGTTGTAAAATTCTAACCAGTTTATCTAAACTTTTAAACACTCATTCTGAAGtaccaatagttatttgttatacaagggggcaaagttgtattttaacgccgagtgtggaattgaaaaacgagcaagtgataggattctgtagttgaaccacgagcgaagcgagtggttcgagaatagaatcctgaacttgcgagttttttaacacacgagaattaaaatacatttgcaaccgagtgtaacacaaaacttttcccctcactatagcgaggaaactacaacgcaaaaaatgcgtttatcactgcttccagtagttccacagctggtaaatcatctttattactagattcacctacttttatcaattttaaagcagttaatttgactttattcaaggtcaaattactttacccactagtggataaaatgcgtttttacccgctggtattaaaggacaaaacacgtgtttccgagctagtgagaggaaaaagtttttttttgcataggctcttaatttcatgaaaaaaaaaaaaagtttcgtcGCTGTCGTTCGCGTGGGCGCAAATCTGCAAATTATCCGGAGGAgcgacgacagagacaaaaagtcgccgagcaactttgtcgcccgtgtgcgtgGGCCCTTAAGAAAacgcgcacacgggcaactgttgTCGCGAACATGGCCTaatatgaaagtgcgcacacgaggcgacgcaacttttcatacgaagtgcgaaagtcgccgagcaactgttgccccCGCGGGCGCGCACCCTAAAGGGAGTTAAGAGTGTGCACCTACGGGCGACAAAGCCGCTCGACGACTTCTCACTTCGACTGTCGCTCACATCCGGTCTATGTGCTAGTATGGAATTGCGCACACCTGCCTGTGTGTGAGAGACAGGTATACCTAGCCTAAgccatttattattattgatgtTTGAAACAAATATACAAACGAATAAATGTATTATGTAGAGTTAAATTTCATTTCGGATGAATGTGGTCTTCCTTAAGCCACCGTAAACGCGTTGGATAATTTAGTTTAAGCGTGGTTGTACAAGTGTCCGAGGTCATCATGATGCCAGTCACGGACACCTGAAAACTATCACGACTACGGAAGTAGGAGTCTCCGGAAGTCTCCAAAGTACTAGATATAGTTTTCGCAGATCTACGAATAAAGTTATTTGAAATAGTTGATACTTTAGGTATCTCGCCATAATAGGTACATCACTTCCTTCGTAGCACAATCAAATTTGAGAGTTTTgtatgattcacggttatttttattattagacttatattgaccgggaaaCTGGGACTAAAGACAGTGTTGATTACcaatttgatttttgtcgagcttcaGATATTTCggcgcagttgcatgcatcaagGTGATCAGTGAttacggtttatatcccggtcaatataagtctaatgaaaatcaAATTTATCAcgcatatatatttttttcatttttcattttcatgtaAGTACATATTAGTAGGTATTTCTTTATTAGGCTAGTTACTAGTCATATCGACCTCCTACGTAGCGACGACGAGGATagttttttttcccctcactagctcagaaacacgtgttttgtcctttaataccagcgggtaaaaacgcattttatccactagtgggtaaagtaatttgaccttgaataaagtcaaattaactgctttaaaattgataaaagtaggtgaatctagtaataaagatgatttaccacctgtggaactactggaagcagtgataaacgcattttttgcgttgtagtttcctcactatagtgaggggaaaagttttgtgttacactcgggtgcaaatgtattttacttctcgtgtgttaataaactcgcaagttcaggattctattctcgaaccactcgcttcgctcgtggttcaactatagaatcctttcacttgctcgtttttcaattccacactcggcgttaaaatacaactttgcccccttgtataacaaataactattatccaaCAGGAACAacctaataaaattgtataccaGAAAACTTTGTGCCATTGGAGGGTATTCGTCAAAATCCAAGCATTTACTGTGCATGATAAATTTAGCGACTACATTATTTCTGAAAATGAGCGTCTGCCTTGGCTTCAAGCTAGGAACAAATTATAGGACGCGATCTagataatgaatatacactgtcaagcgcggatccacggggtcacgtggtctatttgtacggccaacttaggctccagcagggttagcacatgattgccgcgagagtatgtcgccgcgagatagattacccgtccttatgtcattaatacagttagaagaagacgtgtcatctatctcgcggcgacatactctcgcgaccatcatgtgctaggcctacaggtggGGGGCTCATGACCCCCATAACCCCCCCCCCTGGGTCCGCGCATGtacactgaattgtgcaaactgTCGGTCGTAagccgtggacgtggccttgagcgcacggacttCCAGACGTCACCTGGCGAGCTGGATGTTTTAGGGCATtatcagaatttgggaccccccaattagcgtaagttgttaacaaaaattaactcactgtcagtttcgtgacgataactaagcatgaaatttcaataaaaatattgtttttgcgtTAACTACATAATCTTTAAGCGATAATCCACATTGAGAATGAGAAAAAAGAAacttttagacagattttatgcttaataattgtcgtcacaaaactgacagcgagttaatttttgttaacaacttacttGCGGTACCCAAAATCTGAAATTGCCCTTTATGACTGTGCACACTTAGAGGGTGCGCCCACTGGCGACTTTTcgaagcgacttttttgtcgcgaccatgggctaGTATTAGAGCCTGTTCACACTAGCGATTCTTTTCGGCGATGCGAGATCGCGGCGTGCACGCAGCGAGCTCGCCGCGGGTCGCCGCGGCATCGCGGCGATTATTTTATCGCATAATATCGCCGCGAGCACGCGGCGAGCAAGCTGCGATATCGCCGCGATTGTTTATGAGGTAGACAATCTAATCTACCCACTTTATGCTACCATTCAAGTCAAAGAAAATTTGCATCCCGTTACGCGAAAATGGCATCAGAAATtgataattaattgtttatagAAGAAAtgcgcacttataacgaaatgtactattttgggtTACATTCAACACGCTTGCGAAAGAGCACAAAATATTATGATCACTTTCTGTAGTCCCATGCGGGATCCTCCCAAAATTTACGGTTTGATTTTCGTTTTAATCGCCTTCTGAGCAACACAGCTAAAAGTATCTCCTCGTCAGAGTCCATTTTGTGAATAATGAAAGCCCGTAAAGATAACAACAGCGAAATCGCGGCGAGCTTGCCGCGAGTACGCGGCGTTACAATCGCGATCAAAAACTGCTGCGATGCCGCGACGACCCGCGGCGAGCTCGTTGCGTGCTCGCCGCGATCTCGCATCGCCCAAAAATCGCCGAAAAGAATCGCTAGTGTGAACAGGCCCTTAGAGTGAgctcacgaagcgacgcaacttttcatacaaataggtacatatgttgccgagcaactttgtcgcccgtgggcgcgcacccttatCTGATCAGTCGaggtaggcttgtgtcgttcacgaactatgaactgttaggagtaaaatcccatcaatgaccgaaatgaactgaatctttccgtgctccgtgaatcggtctttgctcatttagttcagtataggatcggcgagcgcgagcggcttGGATCAAGAAAGACCGGAAGCGAGGTATTTAGCAAAGCGACACAAAAACGTCGAGTTTTCATATCaagcttcggttacttacaaccttttggcccggaattgttattgtctgtggaatattcgtatcattttgacactattcggtcccatttaggcttgtgccgtttcgttcgttgatcggagcgttccgatctcgttcaatcgctcccacgaactagttcgctcttttaggtcttttgctcatttagttcagacaGACCagtgaccactgcggtcggaaagatcagaacgaatgggaccaaatagtgtcaaaatgatatgaatagtcaacagatagtaacattccgggccgaaaggttgtaagtaaccgaagtttaatatgaaaacttgacttttttttgttgctctgctaagtagctctcgctctcggtcggcgcagtcacacactcgttcttgatccaaaccgctcgcgttcgccgatcctattcccattcgttctgatctttccgaccgtcgtagtggtcgctggtctgactgaactaaatgagcaaagacctaaaagagcgaactagttcgtgggagcgattgaacgagatcggagcgctccgatcaacgaacgaaacggcacaagcctaagtCGAGGTCACAAGCCGCGTCCGCGTGACGCGTCTCATAATTTGTTCTTAGCTTAATGTACATATGGGAATGAAATATTGTTAAATACATTATTCTATCATGAAAATAACTGTATATACTAGATTTGGTAATACTCACCCGTTAGATCTAATTCTGTGGCTATTTGCTCCCAGGCTTCATGtttttttgaagtatttttGTAATcctgtaatttaaaattatacagAAATTCCCTTTTGCGAACGCACTCAATTATTCGTTTAGTCTCCATTTTTATACGGTTATGCACTTGCAAGCTCTCGTATAGTCCACGTCCTGTAAGTCGCGGTCGCGGCTGTGACTGTTGTTATGCTGTGAACTGTGTCATGGCATGGCGTCATGGCTGTGTCCGATAATTTGTTTCCAGCTTAACTTTTACTTGCCGTTGTAATAAAGTGCACACAAGTACGAACGTTTATTCATAAGTCTCAAACGCTCTTAACCACAGATGCGCTAATAATTTTTGTCTATGGTGTAGGTTAAtagggctgccatctcgaatttcgccaaacccggacaaagattcagaaaaacccggacatttcgcataaaacgcattttttccccggacgagtcggaaaacaatatttttaaaaaacaagaCCTTGAATTTTCATCcatttattcatttaatttCACACAATATGTAATTTGCAATAAAcattaacaaaaacaaaacaatttttcttatAAAATTTGTCTCTTTTTAGGGTTACGTGCCACAAAGGTACAAAACCTAAGGGTTtagtgcgactctgtccgtctgtcacattactgaATATCTCGAAAATTACTTATTTTATCGATTTTAAATTaggaataattatgaatattgtTAACCACTAATATAAATTgagagtattattttattttatttatcaatattaattatagaaaatggcgaAACTAAAAGGGGCCAAACTGTAAATTTTAAGTTACTagatcaagtggggtatcgttagaaagagctcaaattgtacatataaaaacaattttttatagtttttttgttgaaaaaaaaaaaatattttgaaggaaaatgtaaaaaatccgCCCATTTATCTCTGAAGTTTAGTGacgaaaaatttaaattttacgaaacattggctttatgttaaatattacaggaaaaaaaaTCGTGTCTGTAcctgaaacttttttttaattgacaaaAAACTTTCTCTAAAGATTTCAACTTTCAATTttaccacccttgcggatgtattcGGGCATTTTCGCGCgaagaatcaccaaaaaaaaatttttttaggtaggtaaaagttatatttttcctactcaaattcacgagccctttcgatctaggataaaaaacgagagacaaaattttggtcccaaaattttctattattttgcatactttccactttgtaaccgctgaacaaagtgtttgaaaagtagtaacgaagtggaaaaattaaatttgggatgCTTTTTCCTGCCTAGTatgatcgaaagggctcgtgattctgagtaagaaaatcattaaatttacctaatttggaaaaataactttatgaatcttttttcgcgaaaatgcacatatcgtatttcaaaattatacgagattttacgtaaaacattatctttcaaataaagtaaaaactgacgaaatcggttaacattataaagaaattATCTCTGAAAAACGATCAcactatacaggtcgcgcaaattagcgaattcaccgagaaatggcgctatacacaataatgctcattaatttaatacatatacttctagtcaagtcattagagttatatgagatGAGATTATTtaaaccattgaaagtttgtacggatacggaaccctcggtgggcgagtccgattcgcacttggccggttttttattatgtaaacagatattagttaatcagtcaacttaaattcgctgataaatttatttaaatatttctacTTAAATTCAATGAGGTGCTTCCTTACATCAAtgaaaagtgtccgggttttccccggacacttcttgacaccccgcccggacggaccccggacggcctccaaactaggacaaatccggggaaacccggacggatggcagccctatGTAGGTAGGTAACGTCAAAGTTGTCAGAAGCGCTTAGATGCTTTTGAGTGCGGTGCGACcataaaaaattatattttttggtctaTTTAGATTATTTATAGTGAGAAGACTTGTATGTGGAatatatattcaatttagtttttaggtaaaatttataaaaatgggGCGCCGTTCGATAAATACCACGAAAAGTGGTAAATACATGAATCCAACGGATCAAGCAAGTAAGTGGTTACTTTCAGTTATTTCTCGCAGTTTGAGTCCCGTTTTTAGTTTCGCATAAGTTTATTAAACgctttatttgttttctagggAAAGAAGCCAGAAAGAAAGAGTTGAAAAAGAATAAACGCCAAAGACAAATGGTTAGAGCAGCTGTGTTGAAAATGAAGGATCCCACTCAGATCCTAGAAGAACTACAGAAAATTGATGAAATGGGTGAGCTAAAACAAATTAGGAAATATtcctgtattttatttgaatcacaATGTATAGAAAATTGTTCGGCTAATATTGGCTCCATTGACTTGTTACCACAAACATCAAACACATGCCAAACACCACCGAACACCCATTGCCGCTCTTGGCGAACGTGCCGGTTTGTCAAACACCCCTTTGATTCGTGCAAAAAACTAGCACTGATACTATTCACTGGCAAAGACCGAACAAAACAGATAAACTCTTGTCCATACATTTATGTGTTGTTTGGTGTTCAATATTTGTATTCTTTGCCAAACATGATGAATATGATGCTGCACCATAAGGTACAACCAGTCCAGTGTTTACCAATATAAACATttccatttaaaaaaacttatttttttttgttttcagagTACAATGTCCTACAACCATCACCATTAAATGAAAAAGTACTCAAAGAGAAGAGAAAAAAGttaaaagaaacatttgatagAGTGCTGAAgatgtatgtaagtataatgtaattttatttgtatgtctttcccatcacggaacaatggtattccggacctttgggaggcgtgcgcggggccgaagccaacacgtagaggccctttcgacactttaatgaaatgtaaggggtacaccgagcggatgttgcccttgcccgtatcatgggacacacgcagcggcaacacccgccaatgtaattttattattattatttcctttattcattttattttttaacccttaataggGCAGAAGAATTTCAGAAATTAGTCAAATTTGAatgtcaaattgtcaaataaaGTCTAAAACTACGGTGGTAAATCTATGCCCCCTGTCCTATTAAGGGTTAAGTTAGGTTGTTAATAATGTTGTTAagagtataaaaataaaatacaaaaacacttacaaaacaatataaaaacatattaacacattattattatttaataaggagacaggaaattaaaaaaaactgatgtAACCTGTATCCACTGATGATTATGACAGTAATCATAGCCGAGTTGTAGATGTGATGTGATGTGTGTGAGAACAAGTTACACTACCATAATAGTAACAGCTGTGTAGATGAAACAGTTCTTAAAATTAGTATTTTGACTGAGAAAACTGGCAAGTTCCTCTAGGTTCTATCAAAATAGATTTATAATATCATTATAGTAGCCAGTAGTCCCTAACAATAATGTCACTCGTAACCTTAACAATAATGTCATGTTGTAAAACCGAAGGTTCGTGAACATTAAATTAAGGTACagtgggacaaatctcgactgctACATTATGATCCTATCTTCAGAATGTGTCATTTATTCACTGGCCTAAACAGCAAGCCCGATAGTTTGAGCGTCTTTGTCTAGCTTCATCAGCCATGTTGTAAAACCGAAGGTTCAATTGTTTTGTGACAGGATAAAGAATAGTTATCAATTCCTTTATACTACAAATGTACCCAGAGAAATGGGTTGAGCTCATAACAAATGCAATTTACAGGATAAAGATGACAAGAAATGGAATATGAGAAGAGGAGAGCTCATTTAATTTCATACTATGAGTCTGTGAAATTGGCTCAATCCGTGCAAGTTGATGACATCCCCTTACCCACATTACAAGTAAGTATTCTTCCTTGTAGAGAATTGTGGTCTCCTACATAGAGCACATGATGCTGGATGGCAGATTTCTAAGCCTATAAAGTACTTTTAATGAGACTTTTTTTAACCATTGCACAATTCGGGTCAAAATATGAGGGAATTTTAGAGGCAGGCCAGATATACACCAAAAATACCTTTTTACCATATCACAATTTTGATGACTGGTGGTGGGCCACATACAATCCTTTTGCCAGCCATACTTGACCCACTACTGTTCTAAGCCATTATAAAACTTGTAATTTACTTGTGCAAGAGTCCTTGTATTagttgaattttatatttttattggtttagaaaaataattatgatgacAATGATACTCAAAACAAGCATGTTTTACGACTTATTAGATTCACAAATTTCTTTAGCAAACCATGTTACGCCACGTTAGGGGGTACTAGAAGAAGCCAAACTGGTAGGTACGTCTTCTAGTCTGATACCCCCTCAGTCCAAAACGCTGTTCAATTTTAGGCCGCGTATTCGTGACTTGCTAGCAGTTCCCAAAGCGCGCACTGTGGCGTACAGGAACTCACCCTTAGTTCGCGTTTTAAAATACCTTAATGCGCTTCTCAAATCAGCACCTGACTGTGACGTTTTTGCCAGTAAATGGAAGGTCTTATGTGATGAATGTCAGAGGCGATGGATAATCGAGTCTTCAGTTAGTTATTGAGTTTATTATGTTAACGTTATTACACTAAGTATTAACAATATAGTATGATGTTTTATGCATtgcacagtgccttagtgtctcactgtaatactgtgtaattttttttttttaatgttgcaACAAATAAACAACTGGAATATTTGTTTGCAGATGCCCGAGAACTATGTGTATGGAA
This window harbors:
- the LOC125232176 gene encoding uncharacterized protein LOC125232176, with the translated sequence METKRIIECVRKREFLYNFKLQDYKNTSKKHEAWEQIATELDLTATECKAKWNRVRNAFAHAMSRRKAGEGMKNYVEWKYENEMAFLLPFMVNKNNRNSTATPVAEYLLVTNQSSDEDIVEESFNTNNTPRRKRHSMKETSPERSEKNDINLFFDSIAETVKKFPKLEQVKLKFNIMKMVNEIEMKTCLEYDGASTWKSSPSYNHNFSP